A genomic segment from Luteibacter aegosomatis encodes:
- the apbC gene encoding iron-sulfur cluster carrier protein ApbC encodes MSQASETLVRGVLDRVIDPHSGQPLDASIRAVGVDGDRVSVDIQLGYPAAGYVERAATEARQALEAEPGIAAAAVSVSWRIHAHKVQGQLAPLPGVKNIIAVASGKGGVGKSTVSVNLALALAAEGATVGILDADIYGPSQPRMLGLAGKPVSPDGKSIEPMRAHGLQAMSIGVLIDDDTPMIWRGPMVTQALMQLLTDTRWDGLDYLVIDLPPGTGDIQLTLSQKVPVSGAVIVTTPQDIALLDARKALGMFRKVEVPVLGVVENMATHICSNCGHEEHIFGQGGGARMAAEADIAYLGDLPLDIRIREQADGGKPTVAAIPESDLAARYRAIARSTAAKLSLQARNKAISFPKIVIQNT; translated from the coding sequence ATGAGCCAGGCCAGCGAAACCCTCGTGCGCGGTGTTCTCGACCGCGTCATCGATCCTCATTCCGGTCAGCCGCTCGACGCCTCGATCCGTGCCGTCGGGGTAGACGGTGACCGCGTGTCGGTGGATATCCAACTGGGCTATCCAGCCGCCGGTTATGTGGAGCGGGCCGCCACCGAGGCCCGCCAGGCTCTCGAGGCCGAGCCGGGCATCGCCGCGGCCGCCGTCTCGGTGAGCTGGCGCATCCATGCCCACAAGGTGCAAGGGCAACTGGCGCCGCTGCCCGGGGTGAAGAACATCATCGCGGTGGCGTCCGGCAAGGGCGGCGTGGGCAAGTCGACGGTGTCGGTGAACCTCGCCCTGGCGCTGGCCGCCGAGGGCGCCACGGTGGGCATCCTCGACGCCGACATCTACGGCCCCAGCCAGCCGCGCATGCTGGGCCTGGCCGGCAAGCCGGTCTCGCCGGACGGCAAGAGCATCGAGCCGATGCGGGCGCACGGCCTGCAGGCCATGTCTATCGGCGTGCTGATCGACGACGACACGCCCATGATCTGGCGCGGCCCGATGGTCACCCAGGCCCTGATGCAACTGCTCACCGACACCCGCTGGGATGGCCTGGATTACCTCGTGATCGACCTGCCGCCGGGCACGGGCGATATCCAGCTCACGCTCTCCCAGAAGGTGCCGGTCTCCGGCGCGGTCATCGTCACCACGCCGCAGGACATCGCCTTGCTCGACGCCCGCAAGGCGCTGGGCATGTTTCGCAAGGTGGAGGTACCCGTGCTCGGCGTGGTGGAGAACATGGCCACCCACATCTGCTCGAACTGCGGTCACGAAGAACACATCTTCGGGCAGGGCGGCGGCGCGCGCATGGCGGCCGAAGCGGATATCGCCTACCTCGGCGACCTGCCGCTGGACATCCGCATCCGTGAGCAGGCCGACGGCGGCAAGCCCACCGTGGCGGCCATTCCCGAGTCCGACCTCGCGGCGCGCTACCGGGCCATCGCCCGTTCCACGGCGGCGAAGCTTTCGCTGCAGGCGCGCAACAAGGCCATTTCCTTCCCCAAGATCGTCATCCAGAACACCTGA
- a CDS encoding DUF2147 domain-containing protein, producing the protein MKTLIRSTLALALVAGALPALASTDSPVGKWKTIDDSTHEVKSIVEITDNGGVLEGKVLQVLKSEHGPHPTCDKCEGERKGKPIEGMTIMWGLKKDGDEWSGGQILDPAKGKIYKVTLKLEDGGKKLDVHGYIGFSLIGRSQEWVRAE; encoded by the coding sequence ATGAAGACCCTGATCCGCTCCACGCTCGCCCTCGCCCTGGTGGCGGGCGCCCTCCCTGCCCTGGCTTCCACCGACAGCCCGGTGGGCAAGTGGAAGACCATCGACGACTCCACCCACGAGGTGAAGTCGATCGTGGAGATCACCGACAACGGCGGCGTGCTCGAGGGCAAGGTGCTCCAGGTGCTCAAGTCGGAGCACGGCCCGCACCCCACGTGCGACAAGTGCGAGGGTGAGCGCAAGGGCAAGCCCATCGAGGGCATGACCATCATGTGGGGCCTCAAGAAAGACGGCGACGAATGGTCCGGTGGCCAGATCCTCGATCCGGCCAAGGGCAAGATCTATAAGGTCACCCTCAAGCTCGAGGACGGCGGCAAGAAGCTCGACGTGCACGGCTACATCGGATTCTCGCTGATCGGCCGCAGCCAGGAGTGGGTGCGGGCCGAATAA
- the metG gene encoding methionine--tRNA ligase produces MARRILVTNALPYANGPLHLGHMLGYIEADIWARAQRMQGNEVWYVAGEDAHGTPIMLAAEKAGKTSEQYIADIRAGHEADFTGFHFSYDQYHTTHSPENRELATAIYLRLREGGYIARRDIQQLYDPARDMFLPDRYIKGTCPNCGTPDQYGDNCENCGATYAPTDLVNPYSVMSGATPELRDSEHYFFELGKFEALLRDWFAGKFTDGKPTADSSVAAKLAEWIDGGLRDWDISRDAPYFGFPIPDAPGKFFYVWLDAPIGYLAAFKALCDRTGLVFDDFLGRDSTAEMHHFIGKDIINFHGLFWPAMLHGAGLRVPTALHVNGYLTVNGAKMSKSRGTFIQARTYLDSGLDPEALRYYFATMLGPTPVDVDLDLKSFEERVNSHLVGKWANIASRTAGFLHTHFGGTLAPRFDDEAGPLWNDLLAQYEGIETLYEADEYAEVTRRFVAMADAVNGYIAAKAPWVIAKDDTRRDELQQVCTFAINAFRLLSGLLKPILPTTVAAAEAFLGAPIENFADARRELFGHTVKAFSPLFGRLDPKKIEAMVEASKESLSPAEQAREAAAADTKKPNKAKEASKPMTDAAATETATISIDDFAKLDLRIGKVLTCEFVEGSDKLLRFELDAGSLGKRQIFSGIRAAYGEPEKLVGRNVVFIANLAPRKMRFGVSEGMILSAGDGGSDLFLLDADQGAAAGATVR; encoded by the coding sequence ATGGCCCGCCGCATCCTCGTCACCAACGCCCTCCCCTACGCCAACGGCCCGCTGCACCTGGGCCACATGCTCGGCTACATCGAAGCCGACATCTGGGCGCGGGCGCAGCGCATGCAAGGCAATGAGGTCTGGTACGTCGCCGGTGAGGATGCCCACGGCACGCCGATCATGCTGGCCGCCGAAAAGGCCGGAAAGACGTCCGAGCAGTACATCGCCGACATCCGCGCCGGCCACGAGGCCGACTTCACCGGCTTCCACTTCAGCTACGACCAGTACCACACCACCCACTCGCCGGAAAACCGGGAACTCGCCACGGCGATCTACCTGCGCCTGCGCGAGGGCGGCTACATCGCCCGCCGCGACATCCAGCAGTTGTACGACCCCGCGCGCGACATGTTCCTGCCCGATCGCTACATCAAGGGCACCTGCCCCAATTGCGGCACGCCCGACCAGTACGGCGACAACTGCGAGAACTGCGGCGCCACCTACGCGCCCACCGATCTCGTCAACCCGTACTCGGTGATGTCGGGCGCCACGCCCGAGCTTCGCGACTCGGAGCACTACTTTTTCGAGCTGGGCAAGTTCGAGGCCCTGTTGCGCGACTGGTTCGCCGGCAAGTTCACCGACGGCAAGCCCACGGCCGACAGCAGCGTGGCCGCCAAGCTCGCCGAGTGGATCGACGGCGGCCTGCGCGACTGGGACATCTCCCGCGACGCGCCGTATTTCGGTTTCCCCATTCCCGACGCGCCGGGCAAGTTCTTCTACGTATGGCTCGACGCGCCGATCGGCTACCTCGCCGCCTTCAAGGCGCTGTGCGATCGCACCGGCCTGGTCTTCGACGATTTTCTCGGCAGAGACAGCACGGCCGAGATGCACCACTTCATCGGCAAGGACATCATCAACTTCCATGGCCTGTTCTGGCCGGCGATGTTGCACGGCGCCGGCCTGCGCGTGCCGACGGCGCTGCACGTCAACGGTTACCTCACCGTCAACGGCGCGAAGATGTCCAAGTCGCGCGGCACGTTCATCCAGGCGCGCACCTACCTGGACTCGGGGTTGGATCCCGAAGCGCTGCGCTATTACTTCGCCACCATGCTCGGCCCGACGCCGGTCGACGTCGACCTCGACCTGAAATCGTTCGAGGAACGCGTGAATTCGCACCTGGTGGGTAAGTGGGCGAACATCGCCAGCCGCACCGCCGGCTTCCTGCACACGCACTTCGGCGGCACGCTGGCGCCTCGCTTCGACGATGAAGCCGGCCCGCTGTGGAACGACCTGCTCGCCCAGTACGAAGGCATCGAAACCCTTTACGAAGCCGACGAATACGCCGAGGTCACCCGTCGCTTCGTCGCCATGGCCGATGCCGTCAACGGCTACATCGCCGCGAAGGCGCCGTGGGTGATCGCCAAGGACGACACCCGTCGCGACGAGCTGCAACAGGTGTGCACGTTCGCCATCAACGCCTTCCGCCTGCTTTCGGGCCTGCTGAAGCCCATCCTGCCGACCACGGTCGCCGCCGCCGAAGCCTTCCTCGGCGCCCCGATCGAAAACTTCGCCGACGCCCGTCGCGAACTGTTCGGCCACACCGTCAAGGCCTTCTCGCCGCTGTTCGGCCGTCTCGATCCGAAGAAGATCGAAGCCATGGTCGAGGCCTCGAAGGAATCGCTCTCGCCCGCCGAGCAGGCCCGCGAGGCCGCGGCAGCCGACACCAAGAAACCGAACAAAGCCAAAGAAGCATCCAAGCCCATGACCGACGCCGCCGCCACCGAAACCGCCACCATCTCCATCGACGACTTCGCCAAGCTCGACCTGCGCATCGGCAAGGTGCTGACCTGCGAATTCGTGGAGGGCTCGGACAAGCTCCTGCGCTTCGAACTCGACGCCGGCTCCCTGGGCAAGCGCCAGATCTTCTCCGGCATCCGCGCCGCCTACGGCGAGCCGGAGAAGCTGGTGGGCCGCAACGTCGTGTTCATCGCCAACCTCGCTCCGCGCAAGATGCGTTTCGGCGTGTCCGAGGGCATGATCCTTTCCGCCGGCGACGGCGGTTCGGACCTGTTCCTCCTCGATGCCGACCAGG